From the genome of Arvicola amphibius chromosome 9, mArvAmp1.2, whole genome shotgun sequence:
AGGAAGAGCGGCAACGGGGGAAAGACAAGGACGGGGACGGGGACGGGGCTGGGGGAGCCCCTGAGGAGATGCCTGtggacaggatcctggaggcagagctTGCTGTGGAGCAGAAGAGTGACCAAGGCGTTGAGGGTCCCGGGGGGACCGGGGGTAGCGGCAGCAGCGTGAGTGATGGGGTTGATCCCTTCTCCCTCAGGTGGGGGTTGGGCAAGGAGTTGAGGTGTGTgtgctctgcctctcctcttcctcccttcctcccctctgcaCTTTGCCCTGGACTGGAAgtgagccaggtgtagtggcacttgcctataatcccagcacttgggagacagagacaagtggatctctgtgcgttcaaggccagcctggtctacatggcaagttccaggccagtcaggagcacatagcgagaccctgtctcaagaagtcTATCTCTGATGTGGGGTGAGAGCTCCCTCACCTCTGCTTCCACTGGAACatccagagcagagcagaaccTAAATCAGAGCTGGGTTCAGCCGGGGCTTGCAGGGTTGAAGAGGAGTGCCACAACCTCCAGCAGGGACGGTGACTCCGCCCTCCTGtgcatcttctggtctctgcagccGAATGACCCAGTGACTAACATCTGCCAGGCAGCTGACAAGCAACTGTTCACACTTGTCGAGTGGGCGAAGAGGATCCCACACTTCTCCTCCCTACCTCTGGATGACCAGGTCATATTGCTACGGGCAGGTCAGTGACCTTGACTTTCTTTGACCTCTTGACATTTGACCCCTCTTTCTCCTGACCTTCAGTGACCCTAGTAGCCTTCTCTTGCATATTCAGGGAGCTTGACTTGCTGACTTGCCCCTATTTTCTTTGTGCATTGGATCCCATGACCTGGTGTCTGCCTGCTGACTCTTGGTGCCCTCGGGCCCCTAGGCTGGAATGAGCTTCTCATTGCCTCCTTCTCCCACCGGTCCATTGATGTCCGAGATGGCATCCTTCTGGCCACGGGTCTTCACGTGCACAGAAACTCAGCCCATTCCGCAGGCGTGGGAGCCATCTTTGATCGGTCAGTGGCCCTTGGCCAGGCTGTCCTGTAGCTAGAAGGGGTGGGGCGATAGACTGGTCCATGTCCAAGGCTGGCTGAGCTGTGACCTTTGAGTGACCTGCAGGTCCCTCTCCAGGGTGCTGACAGAGCTAGTGTCCAAAATGCGCGACATGAGGATGGACAAGACGGAGCTCGGCTGCCTGCGGGCGATCATTCTGTTTAATCCAGGTATGACGAGGCCACCCTGGAGCCGCCtcttctccagcccccccccccccagtaagaCCCTCAGCCTAGAAATGTCTTAGCTGACCTTCCCCTTCTGACCGGGTCCCACAAACTCAGCTGGCCTCAGTTCCCTGAGGGGCATCTTGAGGGCCCCATCTGCAGGTCTGTCCTGAGGATCCCATCTGCACATCCGTCCTGACTTGACTCACCTGCCTTtttcctcttgctcttcctcctttACCATCCCAGATGCCAAGGGCCTCTCCAATCCTGGTGAGGTGGAGGTCCTGCGGGAGAAGGTCTATGCATCACTGGAGACCTACTGCAAGCAGAAGTACCCCGAGCAGCAAGGCCGGTGAGAGGGGCTCCTGGGCTGTGGCCCCCCAGAGGGTGAGGCTGGAGTATGTCCAGGGCCTGGCTGGCACTGGCGCTCACTCCCTTCTGCCCCACCTCAGGTTCGCCAAGCTGCTGCTACGTCTTCCTGCCCTCCGCTCCATCGGCCTCAAGTGTCTGGAGCACCTCTTCTTCTTCAAGCTCATTGGCGACACCCCCATTGACACCTTCCTTATGGAGATGCTTGAGGCTCCCCACCAGCTAGCCTGAACCCAGACGCACACGCGTGCTCCTCAGCGGGGAGCCCTGTGGAGAGGACTGCGCCTGGGCGGGAGGGAGGGCCCGGGCCCAGCCGGAGCCATGCACAAGTGGTGCGAGCAGGAGGGCACTAATGCAGCCTGCAAGGGGTCTGGTCCCTTAGCAGCGTGTGCCCGGTCCCCGAGTCAGATGGGACCCAGATCCCTGTGACCACTACATGTCTACCTTCAGTGGCCTTGAGTTTCCCGTGATGTCGGTGATTGCTCATCCTGGCTCACCGAGCACAAAGCACTGGCCCTGGTCCTGGGACCCTGCTCCCTTCAAGAGCGGGATGGAGCTCCTCTAGAAAGGGTGTTGTGGGGCAAGCCCCCGAGCTGATGGTCTTCGGAGCAGGGCTCTGACAGCCCTTCATACCCCAGCCTGACAGAGGGGGGCAGAGGCGCCTGCCTCCTGTAGCTCCCTTTGCGGCACACTGCAGTCAGACTGAAGAATAAAGGGTGGCGGTAAAGGGGCTGGCGGAGATGGAGGACTGACTGCTATTTTAATCTCCTGTGAGGAGAGACTGGGAGTTAGACTCAAAGAAGTACTGTATatccccaggctggcctagatgCCAGGGCTGGAGGTGGCATGTGGGCAAGGGGGCCCTTCAGGTGGTCTGCCCCTGTGGCTTTCCGGGCACTGCCTTCCTCATCTCACTGGCTCGTGGAAGGGGTCTGGGCAGTGAGGAGGGCGCTGATTTGGGTGGCCTTTCCTTTTACAGCTGTCCCTACCCACTCCTCAGCACACAGGCTGGGGACTGGGGACGAGAACTGATGGGGATGGCCAACCTTCAGAGATGGGTGCTGGGCTGCATGGGTTTTACCCCGGGGTCTCTTTTCGGGGGAGGCTCCCTCCCCCGCTTTCTCTTGCACATAAAATCGCTTTCCAGTTAAAATAGCTGTTTTCTGGACTGAGGTAACTGGGCGGTGGGCACCGTGGCATCGTCTAGGTGTAGGAATTTTTCGTGAGAAACCCTGACATGCTCCGTGGGTGCCGCAGGGCCGACCCGAGGTTCCCTGGGGCTGCAGAGGCGGTGCAGGGTGGGAGACACAAGGCGTGCTTTGTCGGGAGGGGGAGAGGGTGTGCCAGGTTGGGGGCGGGGCTGCCCACGGAGAAGGGAGACCGGCTGCTTCTCAAAGGCGCCTTGTTCGCGGGTGCCCTCCCAGCGCCAGCGGGCGGCGGCGGCTCGCTCGCTCCAGCTTTCTCCCCGGCTGCCCCGCAGGCTCCGGGCAGACCCGGCGCTGTGCCCACGCGAAGGGGTGCGCTGGTCTCAGCGCTGCCCTCCTGGAGCGGACACGTCCCTGAGTGACCCTTCTGTCAGACCCTTCTGGCAGTATCGCCTGTCCCCTCGTCAAGGTCCTGTGCCCCTTTTCACTGTTTACCTCATCCAGTTTCTATCTTCTCATTTGCCTATCTCTGACCTCTGCTCCGCAAGGCGACCCCACACACCCCCACGTTTGGGTCGCTATCTATAGCTGGGTCTATAAACAACCCGCCCAGGACTGCTCTGTAATTACATGGGGCGGGTCGAAGGAGGTAATTACGGAGACCTGATTACGAGTGGGCGTGGGGCGGTCGCTGTAGGCCCGCCCCTTATGTCCCACTGTGCCCTGAGTCCCTCCCCGGACTCCGCAGAGGGGCCCTGGGCCCCCAAGGGCAGGGACCGTTGTGTGTGTGACAGGACCATAGGGTCCTAAAAAGAAAGGAGCTAGAGAAGGTATATTGTGTTCCCCCAAAGACATTGAGGGTGCACACAGACCATCTAATCCCTCCAGGAATAGGGGTGTACCCTTCCAGGGCCAGCGAGTGAGGAGAGGTTCTCCCCACCACTTTCCCCTGCCCAGGTGGAGATCGGGGGTGGGGTTTCCCTTTGGTG
Proteins encoded in this window:
- the Rxrb gene encoding retinoic acid receptor RXR-beta isoform X2, giving the protein MPPPPLGSPFPVISSSMGSPGLPPPAPPGFSGPVSSPQINSTVSLPGGGSGPPEDVKPPVLGVRGLHCPPPPGGPGAGKRLCAICGDRSSGKHYGVYSCEGCKGFFKRTIRKDLTYSCRDNKDCTVDKRQRNRCQYCRYQKCLATGMKREAVQEERQRGKDKDGDGDGAGGAPEEMPVDRILEAELAVEQKSDQGVEGPGGTGGSGSSPNDPVTNICQAADKQLFTLVEWAKRIPHFSSLPLDDQVILLRAGWNELLIASFSHRSIDVRDGILLATGLHVHRNSAHSAGVGAIFDRSLSRVLTELVSKMRDMRMDKTELGCLRAIILFNPDAKGLSNPGEVEVLREKVYASLETYCKQKYPEQQGRFAKLLLRLPALRSIGLKCLEHLFFFKLIGDTPIDTFLMEMLEAPHQLA
- the Rxrb gene encoding retinoic acid receptor RXR-beta isoform X3, whose translation is MSWAARPPFLPPRHAAGQCGPVGVRKEMHCGVASRWRRRRPWLDPAAAGEQQTPEPEPGDAGRDGMGDSGRDSRSPDSSSPNPLSQGIPPSSPPGPPLTPSAPPPPMPPPPLGSPFPVISSSMGSPGLPPPAPPGFSGPVSSPQINSTVSLPGGGSGPPEDVKPPVLGVRGLHCPPPPGGPGAGKRLCAICGDRSSGKHYGVYSCEGCKGFFKRTIRKDLTYSCRDNKDCTVDKRQRNRCQYCRYQKCLATGMKREAVQEERQRGKDKDGDGDGAGGAPEEMPVDRILEAELAVEQKSDQGVEGPGGTGGSGSSPNDPVTNICQAADKQLFTLVEWAKRIPHFSSLPLDDQVILLRAGWNELLIASFSHRSIDVRDGILLATGLHVHRNSAHSAGVGAIFDRSLSRVLTELVSKMRDMRMDKTELGCLRAIILFNPDAKGLSNPGEVEVLREKVYASLETYCKQKYPEQQGRFAKLLLRLPALRSIGLKCLEHLFFFKLIGDTPIDTFLMEMLEAPHQLA
- the Rxrb gene encoding retinoic acid receptor RXR-beta isoform X1 is translated as MSWAARPPFLPPRHAAGQCGPVGVRKEMHCGVASRWRRRRPWLDPAAAGEQQTPEPEPGDAGRDGMGDSGRDSRSPDSSSPNPLSQGIPPSSPPGPPLTPSAPPPPMPPPPLGSPFPVISSSMGSPGLPPPAPPGFSGPVSSPQINSTVSLPGGGSGPPEDVKPPVLGVRGLHCPPPPGGPGAGKRLCAICGDRSSGKHYGVYSCEGCKGFFKRTIRKDLTYSCRDNKDCTVDKRQRNRCQYCRYQKCLATGMKREAVQEERQRGKDKDGDGDGAGGAPEEMPVDRILEAELAVEQKSDQGVEGPGGTGGSGSSPNDPVTNICQAADKQLFTLVEWAKRIPHFSSLPLDDQVILLRAGWNELLIASFSHRSIDVRDGILLATGLHVHRNSAHSAGVGAIFDRVLTELVSKMRDMRMDKTELGCLRAIILFNPDAKGLSNPGEVEVLREKVYASLETYCKQKYPEQQGRFAKLLLRLPALRSIGLKCLEHLFFFKLIGDTPIDTFLMEMLEAPHQLA